The Primulina tabacum isolate GXHZ01 chromosome 7, ASM2559414v2, whole genome shotgun sequence genome includes a window with the following:
- the LOC142552073 gene encoding villin-3-like has protein sequence MSSSSKALEPAFQGAGQRIGTEIWRIESFQPVPWPKSNFGKFYSGDSYIVLQTSAGKGGAFLYDIHFWLGKDTSQDEAGTAAIKTVELDVVLGGRAVQYREIQGHESDKFLSYFKPCIVPLEGGVASGFKKPEEEEFETRLYICKGKRVVRLKQVPFSRSSLNHDDVFILDTEGKIFQFNGANSNIQERAKALEVIQFLKDKHHEGKCDVAIVDDGKLQAESDSGEFWVLFGGFAPIAKKVATEDDIIPEKTSAQLYSIISGQLKAVDGDLSKSVLENNNCYLLDCGSEVFIWVGRVTQVDERKAAIQAAEGFLASQNRPKATHIYRLIQGHETHAFKSNFDSWPLGSAPSVAEEGRGKVAALLKQQGASTKGTSKSTPVNEEVPPLLEGGGKIEVWHINGGGKNLVANEDIGKFYSGDCYIVLYTYHSSERKEDYYLCSWIGKDSTEGDRKLADRLSSTMYNSLKGRPVQGRIFQGKEPPQFVAIFQPMVVLKGGISSGYKNYIADKGLNNETYTADGVALMLISGTSLHNNKVIQVEAVATSLNSNECFLLQSGSSSFSWHGNQSTFEQQNLAAKVAEFLKPGSVIKHAKEGTENSSFWFALGGKQNYTSKKLSSEVVRDPHLFGFSFNKGKLEVEEIYNFSQDDLLTEDILILDTHAEIFVWIGQSVDPKERQNAFEFGQKYLDMASSLEGLSPNVPLYKVTEGNEPCFFTSYFSWDPAKASVHGNSFQKKVMLLFGAGHAVEEKANGTNQGGPTQRASALAALNSAFKSTPSPKAGLASKPRGASGGSQRAAAVAALSSVLTAEKKGDVSPSRLNRSPAAGTSPHAAVKFEDSSEIENSKEVVEVKESETIEPITETNVEDSGSKPDIDQDKNNTETSQSTFSYEQLKAKSDNPVTGIDYKRREAYLSDKEFQFVLEMTKDAFYKLPKWKQDIYKRKADLF, from the exons ATGTCTAGCTCATCCAAAGCTCTGGAACCTGCATTTCAGGGAGCGGGTCAGAGAAT AGGGACCGAGATCTGGAGGATTGAGAGCTTCCAACCTGTTCCTTGGCCAAAATCTAATTTTGGTAAATTCTACTCGGGAGATTCTTATATTGTTCTACAG ACAAGTGCTGGTAAAGGAGGTGCTTTTCTTTACGACATACATTTCTGGCTTGGAAAGGATACTAGCCAG GATGAAGCAGGAACTGCAGCTATCAAAACTGTTGAACTAGATGTTGTTCTGGGTGGTCGGGCTGTGCAATACAGGGAAATACAAGGGCATGAGTCTGACAAATTCTTGTCATATTTCAAGCCATGCATCGTACCATTGGAAGGTGGTGTTGCATCTGGATTTAAAAAACCAGAAGAAGAAGAGTTTGAAACGCGGTTGTATATTTGTAAAGGAAAAAGAGTTGTGAGATTGAAGCAG GTTCCTTTCTCCCGGTCCTCCCTAAATCATGACGATGTCTTTATTCTTGACACGGAAGGCAAGATATTTCAATTCAATGGTGCAAACTCCAATATTCAGGAGAGAGCCAAAGCATTGGAAGTAATTCAGTTTTTGAAGGACAAACATCATGAAGGGAAGTGTGATGTTGCCATCGTCG ATGATGGAAAATTACAAGCTGAATCAGATTCTGGTGAATTCTGGGTTCTCTTTGGCGGGTTTGCTCCAATTGCTAAAAAGGTTGCTACTGAAGACGATATTATTCCTGAGAAAACTTCTGCCCAGCTTTATAG CATTATTTCTGGTCAACTCAAGGCAGTTGATGGTGATCTTTCAAAGTCAGTTCTAGAAAACAATAATTGCTATTTGTTGGATTGTGGTTCTGAAGTATTTATTTGGGTTGGTCGGGTGACTCAAGTTGATGAGAGGAAAGCTGCTATTCAAGCTGCAGAG GGTTTTTTGGCTAGCCAAAATAGACCAAAAGCAACTCATATATATCGGCTTATCCAAGGCCACGAGACACATGCGTTCAAATCCAACTTTGATTCATGGCCTTTAGGGTCAGCACCTTCTGTGGCTGAGGAGGGAAGAGGAAAAGTAGCGG CTTTGTTGAAGCAACAAGGTGCTTCCACGAAGGGTACAAGCAAAAGTACTCCGGTCAATGAGGAAGTCCCTCCACTGCTTGAAGGGGGTGGAAAGATAGAG gTTTGGCACATAAATGGAGGTGGCAAAAATCTTGTGGCCAATGAAGACATTGGTAAATTTTACAGTGGGGATTGCTATATTGTGCTCTATACGTACCATTCTTCTGAAAGAAAGGAAGATTACTACTTGTGTTCTTGGATTGGAAAAGACAGTACTGAG GGGGATCGAAAGCTCGCTGATAGATTGTCCAGCACAATGTATAACTCGCTGAAAGGAAGACCGGTGCAGGGTCGGATATTTCAAGGGAAAGAGCCGCCTCAATTTGTTGCCATTTTCCAGCCTATGGTGGTCCTCAAG GGTGGAATAAGCTCAGGTTACAAGAACTATATCGCTGACAAAGGTTTGAACAATGAAACATACACTGCTGATGGTGTTGCACTCATGCTAATATCAGGAACTTCTTTGCATAATAACAAAGTCATTCAAGTTGAAGCT GTGGCAACATCATTAAACTCAAATGAATGTTTTCTGCTGCAATCTGGATCTTCTTCTTTTAGTTGGCATGGTAATCAAAGCACCTTTGAACAGCAAAACCTAGCAGCCAAAGTCGCAGAATTTCTGAAG CCTGGTTCAGTCATCAAACACGCTaaagaaggaactgaaaacTCATCTTTTTGGTTTGCTCTTGGAGGAAAACAAAATTACACCAGCAAGAAGCTATCCTCGGAGGTTGTCAGAGATCCCCATTTATTTGGGTTCTCCTTCAATAAAG GAAAGTTAGAG GTTGAAGAAATATACAACTTCTCTCAAGATGACCTCTTAACCGAGGATATATTGATACTTGACACACATGCCGAAATCTTTGTATGGATTGGTCAGTCCGTGGACCCAAAAGAGAGGCAAAATGCTTTTGAATTTGGACAG AAATATCTTGACATGGCTTCTTCATTGGAGGGGTTGTCTCCAAATGTTCCATTGTACAAAGTCACAGAAGGAAACGAGCCATGCTTCTTTACCTCGTATTTTTCATGGGATCCTGCAAAAGCTAGC GTGCATGGAAACTCATTCCAAAAGAAGGTCATGTTACTCTTTGGTGCTGGCCATGCTGTGGAG GAGAAGGCCAATGGTACAAATCAGGGGGGACCGACTCAAAGAGCTTCAGCATTAGCTGCTTTGAACTCGGCATTTAAATCCACTCCATCTCCGAAAGCTGGTTTGGCCTCAAAGCCCAGGGGAGCAAGTGGGGGTTCACAGAGAGCAGCTGCAGTGGCTGCTTTATCATCTGTTTTGACTGCCGAAAAGAAAGGAGATGTTTCTCCTTCCCGCTTGAATAGAAGTCCAGCTGCAGGGACTAGTCCTCATG CTGCAGTGAAGTTTGAAGATTCTTCTGAGATTGAAAATTCCAAAGAAGTTGTGGAAGTCAAGGAATCTGAAACAATTGAACCTATCACAGAGACAAATGTGGAGGATTCAGGATCAAAGCCTGATATTGACCAGGACAAAAACAACACTGAAACCAGTCAAAGCACATTTAGTTATGAACAACTCAAGGCTAAATCTGACAACCCTGTGACTGGAATTGATTATAAGAGGAGAGAG GCTTATCTCTCTGACAAAGAATTCCAATTCGTACTGGAAATGACAAAAGACGCATTCTATAAGTTGCCTAAATGGAAGCAGGACATTTATAAAAGAAAAGCCGATCTCTTCTAG
- the LOC142552072 gene encoding zeatin O-glucosyltransferase-like: MGSLLNQNDEPAQVAVIMVPLPAQGHLNQLMQLSCLLSKYGLQVHYIGSSVHNRQARLRVNGLNPQDLSKIRFHDIPTPTFESPPPKHDSSNKFPGQLQPAWDASLSQRQPIFEFLRGIAMKYKRVVVVHDPLMAFVVQDVSSIPNAESYVFNCISAFSQAAFIYEKMGKRFPLEIPKEVPVFEGCCSDEIITFAALQQEPLKYRAGDIYNTSRLIEGPYLDLLADKDIVGDRKSWAIGPILPPDIPSRDSPPKCLQWLDQQKPNSVIYVSFGTTTSLSDEEIKELALGLEQSRHKFIWVLRDADKGDIFTGETRRAELPKGFEERVEGVGIVVRDWAPQPEILSHPATGGFMSHCGWNSCMESVIMGVPIAAWPMHSDQPRNAFLMSEILKVGIVVRKWGPIGEMVKASSIENAVKRLMASEEGKEIRKRAEKLGVAIRRATGEGGDSRLALDSFIAHITR, from the coding sequence ATGGGAAGCTTGCTCAATCAAAATGACGAACCAGCTCAAGTTGCAGTGATAATGGTGCCATTGCCAGCTCAAGGGCATCTTAATCAGCTTATGCAACTCTCTTGCTTGCTATCCAAATATGGCCTTCAAGTACACTACATCGGATCTTCCGTCCACAATCGCCAGGCCAGACTTCGTGTCAATGGATTAAATCCCCAGGATTTATCCAAGATCCGTTTTCATGACATCCCAACTCCAACTTTTGAATCTCCTCCTCCAAAACATGATTCTTCCAACAAATTCCCGGGGCAGCTCCAACCGGCGTGGGACGCCTCGTTGAGCCAACGACAACCGATTTTTGAATTCCTTCGAGGAATTGCCATGAAATATAAAAGGGTTGTAGTTGTACACGACCCTTTGATGGCTTTTGTAGTCCAGGATGTTTCCTCCATACCCAATGCAGAATCCTATGTTTTCAACTGTATATCTGCCTTTTCTCAGGCAGCTTTTATCTATGAGAAAATGGGGAAACGGTTCCCGCTCGAGATTCCAAAAGAGGTACCGGTTTTTGAAGGATGTTGTTCAGACGAGATCATCACTTTTGCAGCTCTGCAACAAGAGCCTTTGAAGTATAGAGCTGGAGATATATACAACACCTCCAGATTGATAGAAGGGCCTTATTTGGACCTTTTGGCGGATAAAGACATTGTTGGTGATAGAAAAAGTTGGGCCATTGGACCAATACTCCCACCCGACATACCTTCACGTGATAGCCCACCGAAATGTTTACAGTGGCTCGATCAACAGAAGCCGAATTCTGTTATCTATGTATCATTTGGGACTACGACTTCTCTTTCggatgaagaaataaaagagcTGGCGTTGGGATTAGAACAAAGCAGACATAAGTTTATCTGGGTTCTAAGAGATGCGGATAAAGGAGACATTTTTACTGGAGAAACGAGGCGAGCAGAACTGCCAAAAGGGTTCGAAGAGAGGGTGGAAGGAGTCGGAATTGTGGTGAGAGATTGGGCGCCACAGCCGGAAATTCTTTCTCATCCTGCGACAGGTGGATTCATGAGCCATTGCGGATGGAATTCATGCATGGAAAGTGTTATAATGGGTGTGCCAATAGCCGCCTGGCCAATGCATTCAGACCAACCTAGAAACGCTTTCCTGATGAGCGAGATACTGAAAGTGGGGATTGTTGTGAGGAAATGGGGTCCCATTGGAGAAATGGTGAAGGCTTCAAGTATTGAGAATGCGGTGAAGAGATTGATGGCATCAGAAGAAGGGAAAGAGATAAGGAAGCGGGCTGAGAAATTGGGTGTTGCCATACGACGGGCGACTGGAGAAGGTGGCGATTCTCGACTCGCGCTGGATTCATTTATCGCTCATATCACTAGATAG